In Phyllopteryx taeniolatus isolate TA_2022b chromosome 6, UOR_Ptae_1.2, whole genome shotgun sequence, one genomic interval encodes:
- the heatr5a gene encoding HEAT repeat-containing protein 5A isoform X1, with translation MASVHSLLLNEDACSQLSEHQRAEFIFDWLSRLKKRLPSSDRAVIKQNQRRLVDQLSGVLVGSPGPPARRLLGHCLALLFRLGDPVPSSLLVERCNDIIRVKDDSPSCLPNRLAAVACLGAMFEQLGGMLGGLFKDTLANLLKALKHAESQGRYEIVASLERMLRGAGAGAVSAHRDVYKAARTCLMDRSMAVRCAAARCLLELQREAAFLWTSELENASTLCFRAFEGSDRDARVSVAKLLGTLLAAALEPRNNGAAPRPSGRGRRALEEVMDLLSVGFVRGGAGFLRASGDMLKGTSSVSKEVRFGVTQACVVFVSTMGGAWLEANLASFLSLSMALASNTRATPTAGDAAVIRRCLSFILRNTVGSLLSEKAQGNAARHLCAIVETHKHAFVADGKTEGKFGCADVTSSQHGLVCCLLELGALIQGLGSTAAPLLSDGSTGLPDVVVSVLLHPTSSVRLAAAWCLRCVATAMPSQCSPLLDRCAERLAALKSCPEAVAGYAAALAALVAAAQHCPPGIPHAKGTVVVDLAEDLLRSASQNSRIALQRTQSGWLLISSVCTLGPAVVDQHLPRLLLLWRCVFPASLREQEMELRRGDHFTWKVTLEGRAGALSAMKKLLLDCQDVLTNDVIAHLLTPIACAVGLLPKLPALVGSYGSRVAAWTPVYRLRVYELLATLPPHVYQESFGLVMNQLVSDLLAQENLNQPCSELAFLPSLCHRDDLPLLGPALCESGHRYIEDQVHAAGGSLDDDPFALCDRGDEAPVPTLPAAALTAAASRLFGLLFPHIIAAQRVKILEQFVEALKQLRSQRQQTVQMHVCAALCSLLKDPCATRGSLGPEEARVPVLSLLLGALDSSSPVLRCAVAEGLARLVQVVGDAGFTVAVSLLCFDRLKSARDAASRSGCALALVALHRYVGGISSPQHLSTCLGVIFTLSQDATSPEVQTWSLHSLSLLVDLSCGLYRAHAEPSFTLVLRLLLLAPPTHPELHRSLGRCLHALIACLGPDLQGEGSSVAAMRSNCLVACGAMQATPHCLVQAHAISCLQQLHMFCPQHVHLASLVPALCEILLEYSMLANLCSSHLCLRRAAVACLRQLVQREAPQVCELAVTQAKEPQRRDNTRLDVAIKEVGLEGALFSLLDQESEPGLRRDIQETLVHMMASSVTGGMLGRWLKLCKDVLAASGAGAHDRSAGAEAGQADEDGDPRGDDDSSAFRAQAESAGPFPALRCSTRCFAVECVCGIVARCQKDDPAHFDLALAQDRRRHASADFLVLHLGDVVRVAFMAATDHAERLRLAGLRALLAVIVPFENVAEPEFPGHVILEQYQANVGAALRPAFGADAPPNVTAKACQVCSTWLSSGVLSDLRDVKRVHQLLASSLAKVQTGSEPRGRLYNEATVTMETLAVLKAWAQVYIVAVQRSRREAGPSGSGGAGLLALVQSDLPQLSRLWLAALQDYSVLTLPREDCDGPRAPAAGGSFFTAETANQARSHYASSWAPILHATALWLHSTGFVTYEDTPGNLSRPVTPNSMGHSGSADDAESPEDVNAERLHLILGLSVHFLCSPRSEEQMENIASCLQALQALLDVPWTRAKIASDRLLSVELLSVLHRLLVTRESASVQAAVADLLGQIVRATQEHVREKRHSAEADDGASEKETLPEFGEGRDTGGLVPGRSLVFGALEICLSVLLRKLPALSPKLAGTPSAGPGGSVWRLSDCDCHLVSSALRVLSQLPSVCSPEGSVSVLPAILYLLLGVLREIVLQPGANNAKCELPTCPLPEASGSGDGGSGPPRVVRALLRALKTVSAPATARREKSGGARDAVLRSALRALLDMWNAGPSVAAPTVLLTALTVFLLSAGPDVCAAAPSLHALALRRFSDAMDAEDPDVSCRCFQLLASLFGATPEVSVPYIRTLGPPLLKFLQKVARRRPQSPEELRAVLEGVAALEVLVLAADRHQLGPRAGPGLVAILFPALIAFLLDENALSSAPAPSRSLHRAALEDLVRLGPQHSAVFRSLMSTSPDLKSRLEAALKASQESASHAKTNAAADSPGGAVKSSPTITLKTNFL, from the exons TCTCAAGGTCGCTACGAGATCGTGGCTTCGCTGGAGAGGATGCTGCGAGGCGCAGGCGCCGGCGCCGTGTCGGCTCACCGCGATGTCTACAAGGCGGCCCGGACCTGCCTGATGGACCGCTCCATGGCGGTGCGATGCGCCGCCGCCAGG TGCCTGCTGGAGTTGCAGCGCGAGGCGGCGTTCCTGTGGACCAGCGAGCTGGAGAACGCGTCCACGCTGTGCTTCCGGGCCTTCGAGGGCTCCGACCGTGACGCCCGCGTGTCGGTCGCCAAGCTGCTGGGAACTTTGCTGGCGGCGGCGCTGGAACCCAGGAATAACGGCG CAGCCCCCAGACCAAGCGGGCGAGGCCGCAGAGCCCTGGAGGAAGTCATGGATCTGTTGTCCGTGGGCTTCGTAAGGGGCGGCGCCGGCTTCCTGCGGGCCAGCGGCGACATGCTGAAGGGGACCAGCTCTGTGAGCAAGGAGGTCCGCTTCGGCGTCACACAG gCGTGCGTGGTCTTTGTGTCCACGATGGGCGGCGCCTGGCTGGAAGCCAACTTGGCGTCCTTCCTGTCGCTGTCGATGGCGCTGGCGTCCAACACGAGGGCGACACCCACGGCGGGCGACGCCGCTGTCATCCGCCGCTGCCTCTCCTTCATCCTGAGGAACACGGTTGGCTCGCTCCTCAGCGAGAAGGCGCAGGGTAACGCCGCCAGACACCTGTGCGCCATCGTGGAGACGCACAAACACGCTTTTG TGGCTGATGGGAAGACGGAGGGCAAGTTCGGCTGTGCGGACGTCACCTCCAGTCAACACGGGTTGGTCTGCTGCCTTTTGGAGTTGGGAGCTCTCATCCAAGGCTTGGGCTCCACTGCTGCCCCTCTCTTGAGTGACGGAAGCACAg GGCTCCCGGACGTGGTGGTTTCGGTCCTCCTCCACCCAACGTCCTCGGTCCGCCTGGCCGCCGCTTGGTGCCTGCGCTGCGTCGCCACGGCGATGCCGTCCCAGTGCTCCCCTCTGCTGGATCGCTGCGCGGAGCGTCTGGCGGCGCTCAAGTCTTGCCCCGAGGCCGTGGCCGGATACGCAGCCGCCCTCGCCGCCCTGGTGGCAGCGGCGCAGCACTGCCCCCCCGGGATACCGCACGCCAAGGGCACG GTGGTGGTGGATCTCGCTGAAGACTTGCTGCGTTCGGCCTCTCAGAACAGTCGCATCGCTCTGCAGAGGACGCAATCCGGCTGGCTGCTCATTTCGTCCGTCTGCACTCTGG GTCCGGCCGTTGTGGATCAGCACCTCCCACGCCTCCTCCTACTGTGGCGCTGCGTGTTTCCCGCTTCCCTCCGGGAGCAAGAGATGGAGCTGAGGCGAGGGGACCACTTTACGTGGAAGGTGACGCTGGAGGGCCGAGCCGGGGCTCTCTCTG CCATGAAGAAGCTGCTGCTCGACTGTCAGGATGTGTTAACGAACGACGTCATCGCTCACCTCCTGACGCCCATCGCGTGCGCCGTCGGCCTCCTCCCAAA ACTTCCCGCTCTCGTCGGGTCGTATGGTTCCCGCGTGGCGGCGTGGACGCCGGTTTACCGCCTGCGAGTGTACGAGCTGCTCGCCACGCTGCCGCCGCATGTCTACCAAG AGAGTTTCGGTTTGGTGATGAACCAGCTGGTGTCGGACCTGCTGGCGCAGGAGAACCTCAACCAGCCGTGCTCGGAGCTTGCCTTCCTGCCTTCCCTCTGTCACCGCGACGACCTGCCGCTCCTCGGCCCTGCCCTCTGCGAAAGTGGCCACAGATACATTGAAGATCAG GTGCACGCCGCCGGAGGGTCCCTGGACGACGACCCGTTCGCTCTCTGCGACCGAGGCGACGAGGCTCCCGTGCCAACTCTTCCCGCCGCCGCCCTGACCGCTGCCGCGAGTCGCCTCTTCGGACTCCTCTTCCCACACATCATCGCCGCTCAGAG GGTGAAGATTCTGGAACAGTTTGTCGAGGCGCTGAAGCAGCTGAGGAGTCAACGGCAGCAGACGGTCCAGATGCATGTCTGTGCTGCCCTCTGTAGTCTGCTCAAG GACCCGTGCGCCACCCGAGGTTCTTTGGGCCCGGAGGAGGCTCGTGTCCCCGTGCTGTCTCTCCTGCTGGGGGCGCTGGACAGCAGCAGCCCTGTGCTGCGTTGCGCGGTGGCCGAGGGGCTGGCGCGGCTCGTACAGGTCGTCGGAGATGCCGGCTTCACGGTCGCCGTCTCGCTCCTCTGCTTCGACAG GCTGAAGAGCGCCCGGGACGCGGCGTCTCGCAGCGGCTGCGCTCTGGCTCTTGTGGCGCTGCACCGCTACGTGGGAGGCATTAGCTCTCCTCAGCATCTCTCCACGTGTCTGGGAGTCATCTTCACGCTGAGTCAGGACGCCACCTCACCCGAGGTTCAG ACATGGTCTCTCCACAGTCTGTCCCTGTTGGTGGACCTGTCCTGCGGTCTGTACCGCGCCCACGCGGAGCCCTCCTTTACCCTGGTGCTGCGCCTGTTGCTCTTGGCGCCACCCACGCACCCCGAGTTGCATCGCAGCCTGGGACGTTGCCTGCACGCCCTCATCGCCTGCCTGGGGCCGGACCTGCAAG GGGAGGGGTCCAGCGTGGCGGCAATGCGCTCCAATTGTCTGGTGGCCTGCGGCGCCATGCAGGCCACGCCCCACTGTCTGGTTCAGGCCCACGCCATTTCCTGCCTGCAGCAGCTGCACATGTTCTGCCCGCAACATGTTCACCTGGCCAGCCTCGTACCTGCACTCTGT GAGATCTTACTGGAATATTCCATGTTG GCCAACCTGTGCAGCTCGCACCTGTGCCTGCGTCGGGCGGCGGTGGCGTGCCTGAGGCAGCTGGTCCAGCGGGAGGCGCCGCAGGTGTGCGAGCTCGCCGTGACGCAGGCGAAGGAACCGCAGAGGCGGGACAACACTCGACTGG ACGTCGCCATCAAGGAGGTGGGCCTGGAGGGGGCGCTCTTCTCCCTGCTGGACCAGGAGTCGGAGCCGGGACTCCGGCGGGACATCCAGGAGACTTTGGTCCACATGATGGCGTCCAGCGTCACCGGTGGCATGCTGGGACGCTGGCTGAAGCTCTGCAAGGACGTCCTGGCGGCGTCCGGCGCTGGGGCTCACG ATCGAAGCGCCGGCGCGGAGGCGGGTCAAGCGGACGAGGACGGGGACCCCAGGGGTGACGACGACTCGTCGGCCTTCCGAGCTCAGGCGGAGTCGGCGGGCCCGTTCCCGGCGCTGCGCTGCTCCACGCGCTGCTTCGCCGTGGAGTGCGTGTGCGGCATCGTCGCGCGGTGCCAGAAAGACGACCCCGCGCACTTTGACCTGGCGTTGGCGCAGGACAGACGCCGGCACGCGTCCGCCG ACTTCCTGGTGCTCCACCTGGGCGACGTGGTGCGCGTGGCCTTCATGGCGGCCACGGACCACGCCGAGCGTCTGCGCCTGGCGGGGCTGCGGGCGCTGCTGGCCGTCATCGTGCCGTTCGAGAACGTGGCCGAACCCGAGTTCCCGGGCCACGTCATCCTGGAGCAGTACCAGGCCAAC GTCGGAGCCGCTCTCAGACCGGCGTTCGGTGCAGACGCTCCTCCTAACGTCACAGCCAAAGCCTGTCAG GTCTGCAGCACGTGGCTGTCGAGCGGCGTGCTGAGCGATCTGCGCGACGTCAAGCGCGTGCACCAGCTGCTGGCGTCTTCGTTGGCCAAGGTCCAGACGGGAAGCGAGCCGCGCGGTCGGCTGTACAATGAGGCCACGGTTACCATGGAGACCCTGGCGGTCCTGAAGGCCTGGGCCCAG GTTTACATCGTGGCCGTCCAGAGGAGCCGACGGGAGGCCGGACCCTCCGGGTCGGGAGGGGCGGGCCTTCTGGCTCTGGTCCAATCGGATCTGCCCCAGTTGAGCCGCCTGTGGCTGGCGGCGCTGCAGGACTACAGCGTGCTGACGCTGCCCCGGGAAGACTGCGACGGCCCGCGAGCGCCGGCGGCAG GAGGTTCCTTCTTCACGGCCGAGACAGCCAATCAGGCCAGGAGTCACTACGCTTCCTCCTGGGCGCCCATCCTGCACGCCACGGCGCTCTGGCTGCACAGCACAG GTTTCGTGACGTACGAGGACACCCCTGGCAACCTGTCCCGCCCGGTCACGCCCAACTCCATGGGGCACAGCGGTTCAGCGGACGACGCCGAGAGTCCGGAAGACGTCAACGCGGAGCGGCTGCACCTCATCCTGG GCCTCAGCGTGCACTTCCTGTGTTCCCCTCGCTCGGAGGAGCAGATGGAGAACATCGCTTCCTGTCTGCAAGCTCTGCAGGCGCTGCTGGACGTCCCGTGGACCCGAGCCAAGATCGCGAGTGACCGG CTGTTGAGCGTGGAGCTGCTCAGCGTGCTCCACAGGCTGCTGGTCACCAGAGAGTCGGCGTCCGTCCAGGCGGCCGTGGCGGACCTGCTGGGACAGATCGTGAGGGCCACGCAGGAGCACGTCAGGGAGAAGCGACACAGCGCCGAAG CGGACGACGGCGCGTCGGAGAAGGAGACCTTGCCGGAGTTCGGGGAGGGCCGCGATACGGGCGGCCTGGTGCCGGGACGCTCGCTGGTCTTCGGAGCGCTGGAGATCTGCCTCAGCGTGCTGCTCAGAAAACTGCCCGCGCTCAGCCCCAAACTGGCCGGGACCCCCAGTGCCG GTCCCGGCGGTTCGGTGTGGCGTCTGAGCGACTGCGATTGTCATCTGGTGTCGTCGGCCTTGCGTGTCCTCTCCCAGCTGCCGTCGGTCTGCTCGCCCGAAG GAAGTGTGTCCGTCCTACCCGCAATCCTCTACTTGCTGCTGGGAGTGCTCAGAGAAATTGTGCTACAGCCCGGCGCAAACAATG CGAAGTGCGAGCTCCCCACGTGTCCTCTCCCGGAGGCGTCGGGCTCCGGCGACGGCGGGAGCGGACCCCCTCGGGTGGTGCGGGCGCTTCTGCGGGCGCTTAAGACTGTGTCGGCGCCGGCGACGGCTCGGCGGGAGAAAAGTGGCGGCGCGCGCGACGCCGTACTGCGCTCGGCTCTCCGTGCGCTGCTCGACATGTGGAACGCCG GGCCGAGCGTCGCGGCCCCGACGGTCCTCCTGACGGCCCTGACGGTCTTCCTGCTGAGCGCCGGTCCGGACGTGTGCGCGGCGGCGCCTTCTCTGCACGCCCTCGCGCTGCGGCGCTTCAGCGACGCCATGGACGCCGAAGACCCCGAC GTGTCGTGTCGATGTTTCCAGCTGCTGGCGTCGCTCTTCGGGGCGACGCCGGAAGTTTCCGTGCCGTACATCCGCACGCTGGGACCGCCGCTGCTCAAATTCCTTCAG AAGGTGGCGCGGCGCCGGCCTCAAAGTCCCGAGGAGCTGCGGGCGGTTCTGGAGGGCGTGGCCGCCTTGGAGGTTCTGGTCCTGGCGGCGGACCGACACCAGC TTGGTCCCCGCGCAGGTCCCGGGCTGGTGGCCATCTTGTTTCCCGCGCTCATCGCCTTCCTGCTGGACGAGAATGCGCTGAGCTCGGCCCCCGCGCCGTCCCGCTCGCTCCACCGGGCGGCGCTCGAGGACCTCGTGCGGCTGGGACCGCAACACTCGGCCGTCTTCAG GTCTCTGATGTCGACGTCCCCTGACCTCAAGTCCCGCCTGGAAGCCGCCCTCAAGGCAAGCCAGGAGAGCGCTAGCCACGCTAAAACTAACGCAGCCGCTGACTCGCCCGGCGGCGCGGTCAAGTCGTCGCCCACCATCACGCTCAAAACCAACTTCCTGTGA